A stretch of Bordetella genomosp. 13 DNA encodes these proteins:
- a CDS encoding AAA family ATPase, whose protein sequence is MKDPALNAAGGGNLMERVLYEVKRVVVGQDHFLERVLVAILARGHLLVEGVPGLAKTLTVNTLAQTMRGVFKRIQFTPDLLPADLVGTRMYNQRTGEFSTVLGPVFANLLLADEINRAPAKVQSALLEVMQERQVTIAGETHPVPAPFLVMATQNPIETEGTYPLPEAQVDRFMMKVLVGYPSEDEEVVIVNRVTGPRIAVNALATPDQLAALQAECRQVYVDPGLVQYAVRMVAATRNPALCGLEELGRYLSYGASPRATIGLVEGARALALLRGRHYALPEDVVDLVPDVLRHRLVLSYEALSDGVDADQVIARLLRAIPAPERPLESHVRVATQ, encoded by the coding sequence ATGAAAGATCCTGCCCTGAACGCCGCCGGCGGCGGCAACCTGATGGAGCGCGTGCTGTACGAGGTCAAGCGCGTGGTGGTGGGCCAGGATCACTTCCTGGAGCGGGTGTTGGTGGCCATCCTGGCGCGCGGCCACCTGCTGGTGGAGGGCGTGCCGGGCCTGGCCAAAACACTCACCGTGAATACGCTCGCGCAGACCATGCGCGGTGTCTTCAAGCGCATCCAGTTCACGCCCGACCTGCTGCCGGCAGACCTCGTCGGCACCCGCATGTACAACCAGCGCACCGGCGAATTCAGCACCGTGCTGGGACCAGTGTTCGCCAATCTGCTGCTGGCCGACGAAATCAACCGCGCGCCGGCCAAGGTGCAGAGCGCGCTGCTGGAAGTGATGCAGGAGCGGCAGGTCACCATCGCCGGCGAAACGCATCCGGTGCCCGCGCCGTTCCTCGTCATGGCCACGCAGAATCCCATCGAGACGGAGGGCACGTACCCCTTGCCCGAGGCACAGGTCGACCGCTTCATGATGAAAGTGCTGGTGGGCTATCCCAGCGAAGACGAAGAGGTGGTCATCGTCAATCGCGTGACCGGTCCGCGCATCGCGGTCAACGCGCTGGCCACGCCGGACCAGCTGGCCGCGCTGCAGGCCGAGTGCCGCCAGGTCTATGTCGATCCGGGCCTGGTGCAGTACGCGGTGCGCATGGTGGCGGCCACGCGAAACCCCGCGCTGTGCGGCCTGGAAGAGCTGGGCCGTTATCTGTCGTACGGCGCCAGCCCGCGCGCCACCATCGGCCTGGTGGAAGGCGCGCGCGCACTGGCGCTGCTGCGCGGCCGCCACTATGCATTGCCCGAGGACGTGGTCGACCTGGTGCCCGACGTGCTGCGTCACCGCCTGGTGCTGTCGTACGAGGCCTTGTCCGATGGCGTGGATGCGGACCAGGTGATCGCGCGTCTGCTGCGCGCCATTCCCGCGCCCGAGCGGCCACTGGAATCCCATGTTCGGGTGGCGACGCAATAG
- a CDS encoding DUF58 domain-containing protein, which produces MFGWRRNSRARGADADAATKAGPDAQRVDALLRRLEWTVLRRLDGLLQGDYRTLLRGFGLDLADLREYRPGDDVRHIDWNATARLATPQVREFQEDREVAAWFLLDLSGSVDFGSGTVRKRALLEEFTAVMARVLVRHGNRVGAVLYGGAAVTPVVVPACAGRRHLLHMLSRMRATRAAAASRSGATRLGELLVRAQSAATRRGVMFVVSDFISEPGWEMPLSMLARHHEVVAVRLVDPLELALPDLGLMVLQDAESGEQMFVDTQDAAFRKRFAHAAQAREAALQQACARAGVDCLALSTDARLDLELLRFARRRRRGGAKAVSAVAPASGPGPRADSRAYP; this is translated from the coding sequence ATGTTCGGGTGGCGACGCAATAGCCGGGCGCGCGGCGCCGACGCGGACGCGGCGACCAAGGCCGGCCCGGATGCGCAGCGCGTGGATGCGCTGCTGCGCCGTCTCGAATGGACGGTGCTGCGCCGCCTGGACGGGTTGCTGCAGGGCGACTACCGCACGCTGCTGCGCGGCTTCGGCCTGGATCTGGCCGACCTGCGCGAATACCGGCCCGGCGACGACGTGCGCCACATCGATTGGAACGCCACGGCCAGGCTGGCGACGCCACAGGTGCGCGAGTTCCAGGAGGACAGGGAAGTGGCCGCGTGGTTCCTCCTGGATCTGAGCGGCTCGGTGGATTTCGGCTCGGGCACGGTGCGCAAGCGCGCCCTGCTGGAAGAGTTCACCGCGGTGATGGCCCGCGTGCTGGTGCGCCATGGCAACCGGGTGGGCGCGGTCCTGTACGGCGGCGCGGCGGTGACCCCCGTGGTGGTGCCCGCCTGCGCCGGGCGACGCCATCTGCTGCACATGCTGTCGCGCATGCGCGCCACCCGGGCCGCGGCCGCATCGCGCTCTGGCGCCACCCGGCTGGGCGAGCTGCTGGTCCGCGCCCAGTCGGCCGCGACGCGGCGCGGCGTGATGTTCGTCGTGTCGGACTTCATCAGCGAACCCGGATGGGAGATGCCGCTGAGCATGCTGGCGCGCCACCACGAAGTCGTGGCGGTGCGGCTGGTCGACCCGCTGGAGCTGGCCTTGCCGGACCTCGGCCTGATGGTGCTGCAGGACGCCGAAAGCGGCGAGCAGATGTTCGTCGATACCCAGGACGCGGCTTTCCGCAAGCGCTTCGCGCACGCGGCGCAGGCACGCGAGGCCGCGTTGCAGCAAGCCTGCGCGCGGGCCGGCGTGGATTGCCTGGCCCTGTCCACCGATGCCAGGCTGGACCTGGAACTGCTGCGCTTCGCGCGCCGTCGCCGGCGCGGCGGCGCGAAGGCGGTCAGCGCTGTGGCGCCTGCCTCCGGACCAGGGCCGCGCGCCGACTCGAGGGCCTACCCGTGA
- a CDS encoding VWA domain-containing protein: MSALPEFSFLWPRVLWLLLCVPLLLAWYVRHERRRRRGALRYPALQATGLTIRAGAPWRRHLPPALVLLGVAALIVATARPQAMLKLPSHVETVILAMDMSGSMRAEDVKPSRMQVAQQAARAFVAAQPAGVRVGLVAVAGTAAVAQPPSRRKDEVQAAIDRLQPQRGSALGNGLVIALGTLLPRAGIDVTGFINMGDGPPGTAAPGKPGEGAGASSGGQPTPEPVAPGSYPSGAIVLMSDGEGNAGRDVLQAARLAAEHGVRIYTVGIGTAEGAVLNVEGWSSRVRLDDAVLRKVADATGGAYFRVEDAEGLKKVYRSLVARLAYERSEMVEITALFSALGALLAGCAAMLSLWWFGRVA, from the coding sequence GTGAGCGCGCTGCCCGAGTTCAGCTTCCTGTGGCCGCGCGTGTTGTGGCTGCTGCTCTGCGTGCCGCTGTTGTTGGCCTGGTACGTGCGCCACGAACGTCGCCGTCGGCGCGGCGCCTTGCGCTATCCCGCGCTGCAGGCGACGGGGCTGACGATACGCGCGGGCGCGCCGTGGCGCAGGCATCTGCCGCCCGCGCTGGTTCTGCTGGGCGTGGCGGCGCTGATCGTCGCGACGGCCCGGCCGCAGGCCATGCTGAAGCTGCCATCGCACGTAGAGACCGTGATACTGGCCATGGACATGTCGGGCAGCATGCGCGCCGAGGACGTCAAGCCCAGCCGCATGCAGGTCGCGCAGCAGGCCGCGCGTGCCTTTGTGGCGGCGCAGCCCGCCGGCGTGCGCGTCGGCCTGGTGGCGGTGGCCGGCACCGCGGCCGTCGCGCAGCCGCCGAGCCGTCGCAAGGACGAAGTGCAGGCGGCCATAGACCGCCTGCAGCCGCAGCGCGGCTCGGCGCTGGGCAACGGCCTGGTCATCGCGCTGGGTACGCTGCTGCCGCGCGCGGGCATCGACGTGACGGGCTTCATCAACATGGGCGACGGGCCGCCGGGAACGGCCGCGCCGGGCAAGCCAGGGGAGGGCGCCGGGGCATCTTCCGGGGGCCAGCCGACGCCGGAGCCGGTGGCGCCGGGTTCGTATCCGTCGGGCGCCATCGTGCTGATGTCCGATGGCGAGGGCAATGCGGGCCGCGACGTGCTGCAGGCCGCCAGGCTGGCGGCCGAACACGGCGTGCGCATCTACACGGTGGGCATCGGCACCGCCGAGGGGGCCGTGCTAAACGTGGAAGGCTGGTCCTCGCGGGTGCGGCTGGATGACGCCGTGCTGAGAAAGGTGGCGGACGCTACAGGCGGCGCGTACTTCCGCGTGGAGGACGCCGAGGGCCTGAAGAAGGTGTATCGGTCGCTCGTCGCGCGGCTCGCGTACGAGCGCAGCGAGATGGTCGAGATCACCGCCTTGTTCAGCGCGCTGGGGGCCTTGCTGGCGGGGTGCGCGGCGATGCTGTCGCTGTGGTGGTTCGGCAGGGTGGCGTAG
- a CDS encoding 4'-phosphopantetheinyl transferase family protein, translated as MVEPVRIVTPAGTPAGVVVWHLPLDLEHDHPDDLHVLTQDEHVRAARYRQPADRRRHVQARAALRRLLGNTLGIAAADVPLFAGPQGKPDLAHGPAFNLSHAGDHAYLAVADTAAASPATSSLGIDIERCLPAGPLPPWLTLACDDDEADAIRRAQDPLAALIMHWTAKEAVLKAAGTGIADHLRRVRISAGMGEALQLHTELPDLQSIRACRLPAPHGYAAALAWRVADD; from the coding sequence ATGGTCGAACCCGTCCGCATCGTCACGCCCGCCGGAACACCGGCGGGCGTGGTCGTCTGGCACCTGCCGTTGGACCTCGAGCACGACCACCCCGACGACCTGCACGTGCTGACGCAGGATGAACACGTGCGCGCCGCGCGCTATCGCCAGCCCGCCGACCGGCGCCGCCATGTCCAGGCCCGCGCCGCGCTGCGCAGGCTGTTGGGTAACACGCTCGGCATCGCGGCGGCCGACGTGCCGTTGTTCGCCGGCCCGCAGGGCAAGCCCGACCTGGCGCACGGGCCGGCCTTCAATCTTTCGCACGCGGGAGACCACGCCTACCTGGCCGTGGCCGATACCGCGGCCGCATCGCCCGCCACATCATCGCTGGGCATCGATATCGAACGCTGCCTGCCCGCGGGGCCGCTGCCGCCATGGTTGACGCTGGCGTGCGATGACGACGAAGCCGACGCGATACGCCGCGCGCAGGACCCGCTTGCCGCGCTGATCATGCACTGGACTGCCAAGGAGGCCGTACTGAAGGCGGCGGGGACCGGCATCGCCGACCATCTGCGGCGCGTGCGGATCTCGGCGGGCATGGGAGAGGCGTTGCAGCTTCATACCGAGCTGCCGGACCTGCAATCCATCCGCGCATGCCGTCTGCCAGCGCCGCATGGGTATGCGGCGGCACTGGCCTGGCGCGTCGCGGACGATTGA